One genomic window of Acomys russatus chromosome 29, mAcoRus1.1, whole genome shotgun sequence includes the following:
- the LOC127211440 gene encoding chymotrypsin-like elastase family member 2A produces the protein MIRTLLLLALVAGALSCGYPTYEVQHDVSRVVGGQEATPNSWPWQVSLQYLSYGKWYHTCGGSLVANNWVLTAAHCISNSKTYRVVLGRHSLSTQESGSVAVQVSKLVVHEGWNPQKIANGNDIALLKLTSPVSLSSKIQTACLPPAGTILPNNFPCYVTGWGRLQTNGASPDILQQGRLLVVDHAICSSSSWWGSSVKTSMVCAGGDGVTSSCNGDSGGPLNCKASNGKWQVHGIVSFGSTLGCNYPRKPSVFTRVSNYINWINTVIARN, from the exons ATGATCAGGACACTGCTGCTCTTGGCACTGGTGGCTGGAG CTCTCAGCTGCGGGTACCCCACTTATGAGGTCCAGCACGATGTGAGCAGAGTAGTTGGGGGTCAAGAGGCCACCCCCAACAGCTGGCCCTGGCAG GTCTCGCTGCAGTACCTTTCCTACGGAAAGTGGTACCACACATGCGGAGGCTCCCTGGTGGCCAACAACTGGGTTCTGACAGCTGCCCATTGCATCAG CAACTCCAAGACCTATCGTGTGGTGCTGGGCCGACACAGCCTCTCCACCCAGGAATCCGGCTCAGTGGCTGTTCAGGTCTCCAAGCTTGTGGTCCATGAGGGATGGAACCCCCAAAAGATCGCCAATGG GAATGACATTGCCTTGCTCAAACTGACCAGCCCAGTGTCCCTGAGCAGCAAGATCCAGACCGCTTGCCTCCCACCCGCTGGCACCATTCTCCCCAACAACTTCCCCTGCTATGTCACAGGCTGGGGCAGGCTGCAGA CCAACGGAGCCAGTCCTGACATCCTGCAGCAGGGCCGCCTGCTCGTTGTGGACCATGCCATCTGCTCCAGTTCTAGCTGGTGGGGAAGCTCCGTGAAGACCAGCATGGTGTGCGCTGGCGGTGATGGTGTCACCTCCAGCTGCAAT GGGGACTCTGGCGGACCACTGAATTGCAAGGCATCTAACGGCAAATGGCAAGTGCACGGCATCGTGAGCTTCGGCTCTACTCTGGGCTGCAACTATCCCCGCAAGCCATCTGTCTTCACCAGGGTCTCCAACTACATCAACTGGATCAACACG GTGATTGCAAGGAACTAA